A DNA window from Amycolatopsis sp. DSM 110486 contains the following coding sequences:
- a CDS encoding nitroreductase yields the protein MNDTTTTKFAASTGPAKGAATVVEALLTRRSVRAFLPTPVPRAEVERLLALASRSASNSNGQPWHVHVLTGEPKRRLTEALWQALDGDGRVTEQEYPYQPAAQDWEEPFRSRRQRFGEGLYRDTLGIEAHDAEGRLAHHRRNYDFFGAPVGLVLTVSRSPLAGALIDAGLFLQALMLLARQAGLDTCPQASFIDFYPVLRQQLKIPDDQIIVCGLALGHADPDHRLSGHRTAREPVGTFTTFHNGETV from the coding sequence ATGAACGACACCACCACCACGAAATTCGCCGCGTCGACCGGCCCGGCGAAGGGCGCGGCGACCGTCGTCGAGGCGCTGCTGACCCGGCGCAGCGTGCGCGCGTTTCTGCCCACCCCCGTCCCGAGAGCCGAGGTGGAGCGCCTGCTGGCGCTCGCCTCCCGCTCGGCCAGCAATTCCAACGGTCAGCCGTGGCACGTCCACGTCCTGACCGGCGAGCCGAAGAGACGCCTGACCGAGGCGCTCTGGCAGGCGCTGGACGGCGACGGTCGCGTCACCGAACAGGAGTACCCGTACCAGCCGGCCGCGCAGGATTGGGAAGAACCGTTCCGGAGCCGGCGACAGAGGTTCGGCGAAGGTCTCTACCGGGACACCCTCGGCATCGAGGCGCACGACGCCGAGGGACGACTGGCCCATCACCGTCGCAACTACGACTTCTTCGGCGCCCCGGTCGGCCTGGTCCTCACGGTCAGCCGGAGTCCGCTCGCCGGCGCGCTCATCGACGCCGGACTGTTCCTGCAAGCGTTGATGCTGCTGGCCCGGCAAGCGGGGCTCGACACCTGCCCGCAAGCCTCGTTCATCGACTTCTACCCGGTTCTGAGGCAGCAGCTGAAGATTCCGGACGACCAGATCATCGTGTGCGGGCTCGCGCTCGGCCACGCCGATCCCGACCACCGCCTCAGCGGGCACCGGACAGCGCGAGAACCGGTCGGCACCTTCACGACCTTCCACAACGGCGAAACCGTCTGA
- a CDS encoding DUF4863 family protein encodes MSATPEDLIERSIPFINEIKNRTAGVELETWLNESRGPGSELWDDLARMIKEGVAEGWAANIEVDGPNYRRSRIIEPSERLSWFSITAVYLNSVPLFCGEYHQHPYGEINMVIPLDPGALLRGPRGWQGPGWTSPEPGSHHYPEVVGGGLIALFYLPAGRISYDITVPDDYEVTVPEGYEIAASDGR; translated from the coding sequence ATGAGCGCGACACCCGAAGATCTGATCGAGCGCAGCATCCCGTTCATCAACGAGATCAAGAACCGCACAGCCGGAGTCGAGCTGGAAACCTGGCTCAACGAGAGCCGGGGACCGGGCTCCGAACTGTGGGACGACCTCGCCCGGATGATCAAGGAAGGCGTGGCCGAGGGCTGGGCCGCCAACATCGAGGTGGACGGCCCCAACTACCGCCGCAGCAGGATCATCGAGCCGTCCGAGCGGCTGAGCTGGTTCAGCATCACCGCGGTCTACCTCAACAGCGTCCCGCTGTTCTGCGGTGAATACCACCAGCACCCCTACGGCGAGATCAACATGGTCATCCCCCTGGATCCCGGCGCCCTGCTGCGTGGGCCGCGCGGCTGGCAGGGACCGGGATGGACCTCGCCCGAGCCGGGCAGCCACCACTACCCCGAGGTCGTGGGCGGCGGCCTGATCGCCTTGTTCTACCTGCCCGCGGGGCGCATCTCCTACGACATCACGGTGCCCGACGACTACGAGGTCACCGTGCCCGAGGGCTATGAGATCGCCGCGTCCGACGGGCGCTGA